Proteins co-encoded in one Halanaerobiales bacterium genomic window:
- a CDS encoding hydantoinase/oxoprolinase family protein, giving the protein MILGIDVGGTHTDGVLVKKEITGSELQYNIKSTEKVITDHDNLEKSILKIIDKLTESINNKQIERVVLSTTLITNVIYEDKYDPVGLILIPGPGVNPEYFKYGEENYILDGYIDHRGNEVKSISKKEVINTLKEFKEKDIDKIAIVGKFSVRNPVQENKIKDIINAGNYNFKTVTLGHKLSGNLNFNRRIITAYYNTAVSSVHQNFINSIEKSLEKRNIKANMYLLKSDGGTIAVDKSRKIPIKTVNSGPAASIMGTMTLNNSNDTGVAIDIGGTTTDIGLFINGEPVFMPKGININGFPTLIRGLYSVSIPVGGDSEVYIKNEKINIGPQRRGAAAALGGPAPTPTDALLVLEKINKRESQSIDFDLKKSKSALISLKANTEYEKLTLQRFAEIIIERVSNKIKNTINNILENLRNKPVYTISELLDNPEIKPKFLIGIGGPASSIVEIIAEKLNYNPIIPAHSKVANALGVAFSHPTLETTVRADTARGKLNIVEAGIHRNIKDDYFDINKAEKLAKKWTIKRFKSEEYPIEIISRESFNIIRNFRTLGKIMEIKAQVKPGLIADLKGGNIIL; this is encoded by the coding sequence ATGATTTTAGGAATAGATGTTGGAGGAACCCATACAGATGGAGTTCTTGTAAAAAAAGAAATTACAGGCTCTGAACTGCAATATAATATTAAATCTACTGAAAAAGTGATAACTGACCATGATAATTTAGAAAAGTCAATTTTAAAAATTATTGATAAGCTTACTGAAAGTATTAATAATAAACAAATTGAAAGAGTGGTTTTAAGTACTACTCTGATAACTAATGTTATTTATGAAGACAAATATGATCCAGTAGGATTAATTTTGATACCTGGCCCAGGGGTTAATCCAGAATATTTTAAATATGGGGAAGAAAATTATATATTAGATGGTTATATAGATCATCGTGGTAATGAAGTTAAGTCAATATCAAAAAAAGAAGTAATAAATACTTTAAAAGAATTCAAAGAAAAAGATATAGATAAAATAGCTATAGTTGGTAAATTTTCAGTTCGTAATCCTGTTCAGGAAAATAAGATAAAGGATATAATTAATGCTGGAAATTATAATTTTAAAACTGTAACACTTGGACATAAGTTATCAGGAAATTTGAATTTTAATCGTAGAATTATTACTGCATATTATAATACTGCTGTTAGTAGTGTTCATCAAAATTTTATTAATTCTATAGAAAAATCATTAGAAAAGAGAAATATAAAAGCAAATATGTATTTGTTAAAATCTGATGGAGGTACTATTGCTGTAGATAAATCAAGAAAAATACCAATTAAAACAGTGAATTCCGGTCCAGCTGCCAGTATAATGGGGACAATGACTTTAAATAATAGTAATGATACAGGTGTAGCTATAGATATAGGAGGAACTACAACTGATATTGGACTCTTTATAAATGGTGAGCCTGTATTTATGCCTAAAGGTATTAATATAAATGGTTTTCCAACTTTAATAAGAGGCTTATATAGTGTTTCAATTCCAGTAGGAGGAGATAGTGAAGTATATATAAAAAATGAAAAAATTAATATTGGTCCACAAAGAAGAGGTGCTGCAGCTGCCTTAGGAGGACCGGCACCAACTCCTACAGATGCCTTATTAGTTTTAGAAAAGATTAATAAAAGGGAAAGTCAAAGTATTGATTTTGATCTTAAAAAATCCAAGTCTGCTCTCATATCATTAAAAGCAAATACAGAATATGAAAAACTTACTTTACAAAGATTTGCAGAAATTATAATTGAAAGAGTATCTAATAAGATTAAAAATACAATTAACAATATTTTAGAAAATTTGAGAAATAAGCCTGTCTATACTATTTCTGAGTTATTAGATAATCCAGAGATTAAACCAAAATTTTTAATAGGAATTGGGGGGCCAGCAAGTTCAATTGTGGAAATTATAGCTGAAAAGCTTAATTATAATCCTATTATTCCTGCCCATTCTAAAGTAGCTAATGCTCTGGGAGTTGCTTTTTCTCATCCTACCCTTGAAACTACTGTTAGAGCAGATACAGCCAGAGGAAAATTAAATATTGTAGAAGCTGGAATTCATCGTAATATAAAAGATGATTATTTTGATATTAATAAAGCAGAAAAATTAGCTAAAAAATGGACTATTAAAAGATTTAAAAGTGAAGAATATCCAATAGAAATTATTTCTAGAGAAAGTTTTAATATAATTAGAAACTTTAGAACCCTTGGAAAAATAATGGAAATTAAAGCCCAAGTAAAACCTGGACTAATTGCTGATTTAAAAGGAGGAAATATAATACTATGA